In Pedobacter sp. SL55, the following proteins share a genomic window:
- a CDS encoding DUF4292 domain-containing protein, which produces MKKNILNSALIAACALMVVSCRPKKEIVKAPPVAEAAPVNDKKSENLAVLFGKELQYNTLVLKGKADLDIDGNANNVTLNIRIKKDETIWFSVTALGGALEAARGVITPDSLLLMNRLQKTVLRKPLSYIHSYTNKQVNFGWLQSILTGNTIKEFMTEKSDLNLENGVWVLNGTNQSLAYRTLFNTLLKSTELTLNDAAAAQGLKVVYDKYTPVNNGLFPSVVKINSAVGNKKISVAVDFVKIDANVAVEFPFSVPKNYEVIN; this is translated from the coding sequence ATGAAAAAAAATATATTAAATAGCGCTTTAATTGCGGCTTGTGCCTTAATGGTGGTAAGCTGTAGACCCAAAAAAGAAATTGTTAAAGCTCCGCCGGTAGCAGAGGCTGCCCCAGTTAACGACAAAAAATCTGAAAATTTAGCAGTGCTTTTTGGGAAAGAGCTTCAGTACAATACACTGGTATTAAAAGGTAAAGCAGATTTAGATATCGATGGCAATGCAAATAATGTAACACTTAATATCCGTATCAAAAAAGATGAAACGATCTGGTTCAGTGTTACGGCATTGGGTGGTGCCTTAGAAGCAGCCCGCGGTGTAATTACACCTGATAGCTTGTTGTTGATGAACAGGCTTCAAAAAACTGTGCTTAGAAAACCACTATCCTATATCCACAGCTATACCAACAAACAGGTAAATTTTGGTTGGCTGCAATCTATCTTAACGGGCAATACCATTAAAGAGTTTATGACAGAAAAATCTGACCTGAACCTAGAAAATGGCGTGTGGGTTTTAAATGGAACCAATCAAAGTTTAGCTTACAGAACATTATTCAACACTTTGTTGAAATCTACAGAACTTACTTTAAACGATGCAGCAGCGGCACAAGGACTTAAAGTGGTTTACGATAAGTATACACCTGTAAATAATGGCCTTTTCCCATCGGTAGTAAAAATAAACTCGGCGGTAGGCAATAAAAAAATAAGCGTAGCCGTTGATTTTGTTAAAATAGATGCCAATGTAGCCGTAGAGTTCCCTTTTTCGGTTCCAAAGAACTACGAAGTTATCAATTAA
- a CDS encoding tetratricopeptide repeat protein, with protein sequence MLLCLSIKAQQTPVAVKDSNAIKELFFAGLKEKLSENYVNAGNSFSKILIIDPNNSAAHFEIANIQLRQNKLLDAEVSIKKALSAQPNNVWYLKLLSEIYKRNGNMEALVQTFDKLITLEPNVESYYFDRANALYIAGKTEESKKAFDLFEEKFGVTKSSTVAKQRFKKPGEADGNALQKLITDHPGDVKNYLELSGSLLEKNQNSEALALLLKAKDIDADHYEIQLALADVYHALKKPDEAFASLKVAFTNPEMPLPNKVKILSQMLLRFSKPEVVKNATELGLIVLNDYKDDAKVMLLYGDILYQQGNLSGAKAQYLAAIQRSEQLYIAWEKVLGVQTLMGNYTEAIKTGEEALTIYPNQAILYYYRAFALHRNGQNAEASFELKNALQLEPEDANLKAMILALQAEVLIDQGKLKEADAAFDKAVVLAPNNYLTMSNYAYYLALRNHDLPKAELLAAKAASALPKNSSILDTYAIVLLKLNRIDDALNYIQKALQNNEANHPVYLEHYGDILFLKGDKENAVVQWQKAKSVGNQSEKLTRKINEKKYIK encoded by the coding sequence ATGTTGTTGTGCTTATCTATCAAGGCGCAGCAAACACCCGTTGCCGTAAAAGATAGCAATGCCATAAAAGAACTTTTTTTCGCAGGCTTAAAAGAAAAATTGAGCGAAAACTACGTTAATGCTGGTAATAGTTTTTCCAAAATTCTGATTATCGATCCAAACAATAGCGCAGCACATTTTGAAATTGCTAATATTCAATTGCGTCAAAATAAATTGCTAGATGCCGAAGTTTCAATCAAAAAAGCCCTTTCTGCTCAGCCAAATAATGTTTGGTATTTAAAATTACTATCCGAAATCTACAAACGCAATGGCAACATGGAAGCGCTGGTGCAAACTTTCGATAAGTTAATTACACTAGAACCTAACGTAGAAAGCTATTACTTTGATAGAGCAAACGCCTTATACATCGCAGGTAAAACGGAAGAGTCTAAAAAGGCTTTCGATTTGTTTGAGGAGAAATTTGGAGTAACAAAATCGTCTACAGTGGCCAAGCAACGGTTTAAGAAGCCAGGAGAAGCTGATGGCAACGCTTTGCAAAAATTGATTACTGATCATCCGGGGGATGTTAAAAATTACCTAGAATTAAGCGGATCGCTTTTAGAGAAAAACCAAAACAGCGAGGCTTTGGCATTACTGTTAAAAGCAAAAGATATTGATGCTGATCATTACGAAATACAGTTGGCTTTAGCCGATGTTTACCATGCGTTAAAAAAGCCAGACGAAGCTTTTGCGTCGCTTAAAGTAGCTTTTACTAATCCAGAAATGCCTTTGCCAAACAAGGTTAAGATTTTGAGCCAAATGTTACTTCGTTTTAGCAAGCCAGAAGTGGTAAAAAATGCTACCGAGTTGGGCTTAATTGTGTTAAACGATTACAAAGATGATGCAAAAGTAATGTTGCTTTATGGCGATATTTTATACCAACAGGGAAATTTAAGCGGAGCCAAAGCGCAATATTTGGCGGCAATACAGCGGTCGGAGCAATTGTACATTGCTTGGGAAAAAGTACTTGGTGTACAAACCTTGATGGGCAATTATACCGAAGCCATTAAAACAGGCGAAGAAGCACTGACCATTTATCCTAACCAAGCAATTTTATACTATTACAGAGCGTTTGCGTTACACAGAAATGGGCAAAATGCCGAAGCTAGTTTTGAGCTTAAAAATGCCTTGCAGCTAGAGCCAGAAGATGCCAATTTAAAAGCTATGATTTTAGCTTTACAGGCCGAGGTTTTGATAGATCAAGGAAAGCTAAAAGAGGCAGATGCCGCCTTTGATAAAGCAGTAGTTTTGGCTCCTAATAATTACCTTACTATGAGTAACTATGCCTATTATCTCGCCTTGCGTAATCATGATTTACCAAAGGCAGAGTTATTGGCGGCTAAGGCAGCATCGGCTTTGCCCAAAAACTCATCTATTTTAGATACCTACGCAATTGTGCTGCTTAAATTAAATAGAATTGATGATGCTCTTAACTACATACAAAAGGCTTTACAAAACAACGAGGCTAACCATCCTGTTTATTTAGAACATTATGGCGATATTCTTTTCCTAAAAGGAGATAAAGAAAATGCAGTTGTGCAATGGCAAAAGGCAAAAAGTGTAGGCAACCAATCAGAAAAACTAACTAGAAAGATCAATGAAAAAAAATATATTAAATAG
- the dut gene encoding dUTP diphosphatase codes for MQIKVINKSTHQLPAYETANAAGMDLRANIEEQIIIKPLQRCLIATGLFIELPVGYEAQIRPRSGLAYKHGVTVLNSPGTIDADYRGELKVLLVNLSDTDFVVNNGERIAQMVVAKHETVVWEQTEELSDTNRGAGGYGHTGK; via the coding sequence ATGCAAATCAAAGTCATCAATAAATCTACACACCAATTACCAGCCTACGAAACCGCTAATGCAGCAGGCATGGATTTAAGAGCAAATATCGAAGAGCAAATCATAATTAAACCATTGCAGCGTTGTTTAATTGCAACGGGTTTGTTTATAGAATTGCCAGTAGGTTACGAAGCACAAATAAGACCTCGAAGCGGTTTGGCTTACAAGCATGGCGTAACGGTGCTAAATTCGCCAGGAACTATTGATGCAGATTATCGTGGCGAGTTAAAGGTATTGTTGGTAAATTTGTCGGATACCGATTTTGTGGTTAACAACGGCGAACGCATAGCGCAAATGGTAGTAGCAAAACACGAAACTGTAGTTTGGGAACAAACTGAAGAGCTAAGCGATACCAATAGAGGCGCTGGCGGCTACGGTCATACAGGTAAATAA
- a CDS encoding lipopolysaccharide biosynthesis protein: MSVAKKFLGQTMVYGISTILTRMLNFILTPIFTRTYAAAVYGVFTKMYSWASIINAILAFGMETTYFRYLNKFEDRKQQVYNNSFLVVAFISTLFLVTGLVFTDPITKWLVNNDTANLNDQRRYVQYFIWLLFSDAICIIPFAKLRADGKPFRYSLIKFLNILTYVSLCLFFIYGIPAIIKHNLPTASFFASWFREKWVGYVFIANLVASVITFVLLIPEFLKLQLKFDKAMFMKMLSYSWPILVANLSFIVNENLDKILLDKYATETQVGIYGAVCKIAIFMSIFNTAFRLGAEPFFFSHAKQENAKHTYANILKYFVIALAVLFVALVANIEILKYFISRDSAHIAEYWVGLPAVPYLLLGYVCLGIYMNLSIWYRLSDQTRFGLYISVSGAIITVVLNVVLIPKYSYMGSAWVSMIAYFVMMVLSYVLGQKYYPIPYNFKKISAYLLSSTIIVFSSFFIFDRNIYIGNALLLIFIAVVFYFEKNELTKILKRG, from the coding sequence TTGTCTGTAGCAAAGAAATTTTTAGGGCAAACCATGGTTTATGGCATTAGCACCATATTAACTAGGATGCTTAATTTTATTTTAACACCAATATTTACGCGTACCTACGCTGCGGCGGTTTACGGTGTTTTTACTAAAATGTACAGCTGGGCTTCTATCATTAACGCCATTTTGGCCTTCGGTATGGAAACTACCTATTTTAGGTATTTGAATAAGTTTGAAGACAGAAAGCAGCAAGTCTACAATAATTCTTTTTTGGTTGTTGCTTTTATTTCAACACTATTTCTAGTTACAGGATTGGTATTTACAGATCCAATTACGAAATGGTTGGTAAACAATGATACTGCGAACCTGAACGACCAAAGACGGTATGTACAATATTTTATATGGTTGCTATTTTCTGATGCCATTTGTATCATCCCTTTTGCCAAGTTACGTGCCGACGGTAAACCATTTAGATACAGTTTGATTAAATTTCTGAATATCTTAACCTATGTTTCTTTGTGCCTGTTTTTCATTTACGGTATACCGGCAATAATTAAACATAATTTGCCAACTGCTAGTTTCTTTGCCAGTTGGTTTAGAGAGAAGTGGGTAGGCTATGTATTTATTGCAAATTTAGTTGCAAGCGTAATTACTTTTGTGTTGTTAATACCAGAGTTTTTAAAGCTTCAATTAAAGTTCGATAAAGCGATGTTCATGAAAATGCTATCGTATAGTTGGCCAATATTGGTAGCAAATCTATCGTTTATAGTTAACGAAAATTTAGATAAAATTCTTTTAGATAAGTACGCTACAGAAACACAAGTAGGAATTTACGGAGCAGTTTGTAAAATAGCTATTTTCATGAGCATATTTAACACCGCTTTTAGGCTAGGTGCCGAGCCTTTTTTCTTTAGCCATGCTAAACAAGAAAATGCCAAACATACCTATGCCAACATTCTTAAATATTTTGTAATTGCTTTGGCTGTTTTGTTTGTGGCCTTGGTAGCCAATATCGAAATTTTAAAATATTTTATCAGTAGAGATAGTGCGCACATTGCCGAGTATTGGGTTGGTTTGCCAGCTGTTCCTTACCTGTTGTTGGGTTACGTTTGTTTAGGCATTTACATGAATCTTTCTATTTGGTATCGTCTATCGGATCAAACTCGCTTTGGTTTATATATTTCGGTAAGTGGTGCAATTATTACTGTTGTACTAAATGTGGTGTTAATTCCTAAATACAGTTACATGGGCTCGGCTTGGGTAAGCATGATCGCTTATTTCGTGATGATGGTTTTATCGTATGTTTTAGGCCAGAAATACTATCCAATACCCTACAATTTTAAAAAAATATCAGCTTATTTGCTAAGCTCAACCATCATCGTATTTTCTTCGTTTTTTATTTTCGATAGAAATATTTACATCGGCAATGCACTTTTGTTAATTTTTATAGCTGTAGTATTTTATTTTGAAAAAAATGAATTAACTAAAATTCTGAAACGAGGCTAG
- a CDS encoding acylphosphatase, whose translation MKHINIKVIGKVQGVFFRASTKAVADQMGVKGKVKNEKDGSVIIEAEASNVILDMFVEWCHKGPEKAIVEQVVVEESELQHYTNFVVIKKNLLW comes from the coding sequence ATGAAACACATCAATATAAAAGTAATAGGTAAAGTGCAGGGCGTGTTTTTTAGGGCAAGCACCAAAGCCGTAGCCGACCAAATGGGCGTAAAAGGAAAAGTGAAAAACGAAAAGGATGGCTCCGTTATTATTGAAGCAGAAGCAAGTAACGTAATTTTAGATATGTTTGTAGAGTGGTGCCATAAAGGCCCAGAGAAAGCAATTGTAGAGCAAGTAGTTGTAGAAGAAAGCGAGTTACAGCATTACACCAACTTTGTGGTAATTAAGAAAAATTTATTGTGGTAA
- a CDS encoding NAD(P)H-dependent flavin oxidoreductase, with the protein MKNSITSLFNIKYPIIQAGMVWCSGWRLASAVSNAGGLGIIGAGSMYPEVLREHIQKCKQATEQPFAVNVPLLYPNIQEIMDVLAEEKVKIVVTSAGNPATWTSFLKEKGMTVVHVIANTKFALKAQQSGVDAVVAEGFEAGGHNGREETTTLCLIPMIKAAVNIPVIAAGGIASGKAMLAAFALGADAVQIGSAFAVAEESSAHPNFKEKILSSTEGDTKLRMKKLVPVRLLKNEFADAVAQAEANGASTEELAALLGRARAKLGMFEGDMQEGELEIGQVSAMLSDVKPAAIIFNEIWEEFLVEKEKLEKLKF; encoded by the coding sequence ATGAAAAACTCAATTACCTCTTTATTCAATATCAAATATCCAATTATTCAAGCCGGTATGGTTTGGTGTAGCGGCTGGCGGCTGGCCTCTGCTGTTTCTAATGCTGGTGGTTTGGGTATTATTGGTGCTGGTTCTATGTATCCAGAGGTTTTGCGAGAGCATATCCAAAAGTGTAAACAGGCAACAGAACAGCCTTTTGCGGTTAATGTGCCTTTGCTTTATCCTAACATTCAAGAGATCATGGATGTTTTGGCGGAGGAAAAAGTCAAAATTGTGGTTACTTCGGCAGGTAACCCAGCAACTTGGACTAGCTTTTTGAAAGAGAAAGGAATGACCGTTGTTCATGTAATTGCCAACACTAAATTCGCGTTAAAAGCACAACAAAGTGGAGTAGATGCGGTTGTTGCCGAAGGTTTTGAAGCTGGTGGTCACAACGGAAGAGAGGAAACTACAACCTTGTGTCTAATCCCGATGATTAAAGCGGCTGTGAATATTCCAGTAATTGCTGCTGGAGGTATAGCAAGCGGCAAAGCTATGTTGGCGGCCTTTGCCTTAGGTGCTGATGCCGTACAAATAGGTTCGGCCTTTGCTGTAGCCGAAGAGTCTTCTGCCCACCCAAACTTTAAGGAAAAAATCTTATCCTCTACCGAAGGCGATACCAAATTAAGGATGAAAAAACTGGTGCCCGTTAGATTGCTTAAAAATGAATTTGCTGATGCCGTTGCACAAGCAGAAGCTAATGGCGCAAGTACAGAGGAGTTAGCTGCATTGCTAGGAAGGGCAAGAGCCAAACTCGGTATGTTCGAAGGCGATATGCAAGAAGGAGAGTTGGAAATAGGGCAAGTGTCAGCAATGCTCAGTGATGTTAAGCCAGCTGCGATTATTTTTAATGAAATTTGGGAAGAGTTTTTAGTTGAAAAGGAAAAGCTCGAAAAACTAAAATTTTAG